Proteins encoded in a region of the Myxococcales bacterium genome:
- a CDS encoding DUF1592 domain-containing protein: protein MLSAPGSAAGAMGDNLAAAERMARTTEDGEPLLLRRPLGTDHPGGALVIAGSPEHEALVAFVGQIRGDAAACAGAAPVCTPGAPGPRLLRRLSRTEYDNTIAALFSLDAAYAPGLVADVVVAGFDNNARALEVSPLLAEQLRAAAEEIAAAVAARPEAACAGDGGACARAWLETTGARVIRRPLTAPEVERWLAVYQVGRAQPDPEVAPHASGLGLVIAGLLQSPAFLYRSEIGEAAPDGTYPLTSYELASELSYFLWAAPPDDELWHAATADQLRDPTELARHARRMLASPRARASIDRFTGQWLDVERLATVAKDPMTYPELTPAVRAAMTEEIRRRVATVVQGGGTVPELLTGGTTFVDGPLAQFYGLPAPTAVDATGFGPVDASARGGLLASGAVLAVHARANSSSPIHRGKLVRERLLCQELPPPPPGINAQPPPLDPSLTTRERYAAHAQLVTCSGCHRLMDPIGFAFERFDGIGRGRTTEAGLPIDDGGEILGSAGADGAFTGVAGLSAHLATTDAVQACFSTQWLRWATGQDERARLDCLSAELAAGLGDGAYAIDDLIVAITQTAHFRVRAAAIDPGAGSGSGAGSGSGSGSGSGSGSGSGSGSGSGDPADSPGVTATVEPTDQWPTGYCAKLIVANVSAAPVTWRVTVTVDGTINNAWNSEFTQAGSRATFTGAPFNATVAVGASVEAGFCAAL from the coding sequence GTGCTGTCGGCGCCGGGCAGCGCCGCCGGCGCGATGGGCGACAACCTGGCGGCGGCCGAGCGCATGGCGCGCACCACCGAGGACGGCGAGCCGTTGTTGCTGCGCCGTCCGCTCGGCACCGATCACCCCGGCGGCGCGCTGGTGATCGCCGGCTCGCCCGAGCACGAGGCGCTGGTCGCCTTCGTCGGCCAGATCCGCGGCGACGCGGCGGCGTGCGCCGGGGCCGCGCCGGTCTGCACGCCCGGCGCGCCCGGGCCGCGGCTCCTGCGGCGGCTGTCGCGCACCGAGTACGACAACACGATCGCGGCGCTGTTCAGCCTCGACGCCGCCTACGCGCCCGGGCTGGTCGCCGACGTGGTCGTCGCCGGCTTCGACAACAACGCCCGCGCGCTCGAGGTGTCGCCGCTGCTGGCCGAGCAGCTGCGCGCCGCCGCCGAGGAGATCGCCGCGGCGGTCGCCGCCCGGCCCGAGGCCGCGTGCGCCGGCGACGGCGGCGCGTGCGCGCGCGCGTGGCTCGAGACCACCGGCGCCCGGGTGATCCGGCGGCCGCTGACCGCGCCCGAGGTCGAGCGCTGGCTCGCGGTCTACCAGGTCGGCCGCGCTCAGCCCGATCCCGAGGTCGCGCCCCACGCCAGCGGGCTCGGCCTGGTGATCGCCGGCCTGCTGCAGTCCCCGGCGTTCCTGTACCGCAGCGAGATCGGCGAGGCCGCGCCCGACGGGACCTACCCGCTGACCTCGTACGAGCTCGCGAGCGAGCTGTCGTACTTCCTGTGGGCGGCGCCGCCCGACGACGAGCTGTGGCACGCCGCGACCGCCGACCAGCTGCGCGACCCGACCGAGCTCGCGCGCCACGCCCGGCGCATGCTGGCGTCGCCGCGAGCGCGCGCGTCGATCGATCGCTTCACCGGTCAGTGGCTCGACGTCGAGCGGCTGGCGACGGTCGCCAAGGACCCGATGACGTACCCTGAGCTGACGCCGGCGGTGCGCGCGGCGATGACCGAGGAGATCCGCCGGCGGGTCGCGACCGTGGTGCAGGGCGGCGGCACGGTGCCGGAGCTGCTCACCGGCGGCACGACGTTCGTCGACGGCCCGCTGGCGCAGTTCTACGGCCTGCCGGCGCCGACCGCGGTCGACGCCACCGGGTTCGGGCCCGTCGACGCCAGCGCCCGCGGCGGCCTGCTCGCCAGCGGCGCGGTGCTGGCGGTCCACGCGCGCGCCAACTCGTCGTCGCCGATCCACCGCGGCAAGCTGGTGCGCGAGCGCCTGCTGTGCCAGGAGCTGCCGCCGCCGCCGCCCGGCATCAACGCGCAGCCGCCGCCGCTCGACCCGTCGCTGACCACCCGCGAGCGCTACGCCGCCCACGCGCAGCTCGTCACGTGCAGCGGCTGCCACCGCCTGATGGATCCGATCGGCTTCGCGTTCGAGCGCTTCGACGGCATCGGCCGCGGCCGCACCACCGAGGCCGGGCTGCCGATCGACGACGGTGGCGAGATCCTCGGCAGCGCCGGCGCCGACGGCGCGTTCACGGGCGTCGCGGGGCTCAGCGCGCACCTGGCCACGACCGACGCGGTCCAGGCGTGCTTCTCGACCCAGTGGCTGCGCTGGGCGACCGGCCAGGACGAGCGCGCGCGCCTCGACTGCCTGAGCGCCGAGCTGGCGGCCGGGCTCGGCGACGGGGCATACGCGATCGACGATCTGATCGTCGCGATCACCCAGACCGCGCACTTCCGCGTGCGCGCCGCCGCGATCGATCCCGGCGCTGGCTCCGGCTCCGGCGCTGGCTCTGGCTCTGGCTCCGGCTCCGGCTCCGGCTCCGGCTCCGGCTCCGGCTCCGGCTCCGGCTCCGGCGATCCTGCCGACTCGCCGGGCGTGACGGCGACCGTCGAGCCGACCGATCAGTGGCCGACCGGCTACTGCGCGAAGCTGATCGTCGCAAACGTCAGCGCCGCGCCGGT